The segment GGTTAGAGTTGCCCAGATCGCACGGATATCGGAGAAAGACGAGGCATCTACTGCAAATCGACGAGTCGAAGAAGCGAGGCTTAACACCACTCCTTAGAGAGTATAAGGTTTCTGACAAAGTCATAATAGATATCGACCCACGGCAGGTGAAAGGTATGCCGCATAGAAGGTTCCAGGGTAAAGTCGGGGT is part of the Nitrososphaerota archaeon genome and harbors:
- a CDS encoding 50S ribosomal protein L21, whose product is MPRSHGYRRKTRHLLQIDESKKRGLTPLLREYKVSDKVIIDIDPRQVKGMPHRRFQGKVGVVEEVGRRTLTISVPIGDKVKKVIARLEHVKPLALE